A single region of the Changchengzhania lutea genome encodes:
- a CDS encoding M23 family metallopeptidase, with product MSKVKYYYDSESLSYRKIERKKRTTFKYGFMFILATSLFAFIFVFIAGQYLESPKEKALKRELHNAQLQFELLNKKMDAAAAVLANVAERDNNIYRLYFEANPIPDEQRKAGFGGINRYKNLEGFDNSKLIIESHKRLDILQKQIVVQSKSLDEIAILAKEKEKLLAAIPAIQPVSNEELSRMASGYGMRSDPFTKVRKMHWGMDFTAPRGTPIYASGDGVVVRADAGSTGYGKHIRIDHGYGYTSLYAHLYKYNVRKNQKVKRGDLIGFVGSTGRSQAPHLHYEIFKDGDRINPINFYYGSLTAEEFNDLLKRATLENQSLD from the coding sequence ATGAGTAAGGTAAAATATTATTACGATTCTGAATCGCTTTCTTATAGGAAAATAGAGCGAAAAAAAAGAACCACTTTTAAATATGGATTCATGTTTATTTTGGCGACTTCTCTTTTTGCGTTTATTTTTGTTTTCATAGCTGGTCAATACTTGGAATCTCCTAAAGAAAAAGCCTTAAAGCGTGAACTGCACAATGCTCAACTTCAATTTGAACTACTTAATAAAAAAATGGATGCTGCCGCTGCAGTTTTAGCGAATGTAGCAGAGCGGGACAATAATATCTATCGCCTTTATTTTGAAGCTAACCCCATTCCTGATGAGCAACGTAAAGCAGGTTTTGGAGGTATTAACAGATACAAAAATCTGGAAGGTTTTGATAATTCAAAATTAATTATAGAGAGCCATAAGCGTTTGGATATTTTACAAAAGCAAATAGTCGTTCAATCGAAATCACTCGATGAAATTGCGATACTTGCTAAAGAAAAAGAAAAACTATTAGCGGCTATACCAGCCATTCAACCTGTTAGTAATGAGGAATTATCACGTATGGCTTCGGGTTACGGTATGCGCTCGGATCCCTTCACTAAAGTACGGAAAATGCATTGGGGCATGGATTTTACAGCCCCTAGAGGCACGCCTATATATGCCAGTGGTGATGGTGTGGTAGTTAGAGCAGATGCGGGGTCAACGGGTTATGGCAAACATATTAGAATTGATCACGGTTACGGCTATACAAGCCTATACGCACATTTATACAAATACAATGTGAGAAAAAATCAAAAGGTGAAACGAGGCGACTTAATTGGATTTGTGGGTAGTACAGGACGTTCTCAAGCACCACATTTACATTATGAGATTTTCAAGGATGGTGATCGTATCAACCCTATAAATTTTTACTATGGAAGTTTAACCGCAGAAGAATTTAATGACCTTTTAAAACGTGCTACTCTTGAAAACCAATCGTTAGATTAA
- a CDS encoding MerR family transcriptional regulator, with product MYIDLPEKRYYSIGEVAKAFGVNTSLIRFWEKEFDVLKPKKNAKGNRKFTPEDIKNLKFIYHLVKERGFTLEGAKIHLKEDKQAALNNFEIISKLEDVKNQLIKIKQHL from the coding sequence ATGTATATAGATTTACCAGAAAAAAGATATTACAGTATTGGTGAAGTGGCTAAAGCATTTGGCGTAAACACGTCCCTTATTCGTTTTTGGGAAAAAGAATTCGATGTTTTAAAACCTAAAAAAAACGCCAAAGGCAATCGAAAATTCACACCAGAAGATATAAAAAATCTTAAGTTCATCTATCATTTGGTAAAAGAACGTGGATTTACACTTGAGGGGGCAAAAATTCATTTGAAAGAAGACAAACAAGCAGCCCTCAATAATTTCGAAATTATCAGTAAACTAGAAGACGTTAAAAATCAACTTATTAAAATAAAACAACACCTTTAA
- a CDS encoding LemA family protein, whose translation MKKWLIPVIVIAVIIFGLYSWGKNFNNTAVNLNENVKEAWGNVQTSYQRRNDLIGNLVNTVKGAADFEKSTLEAVIKARSQATQTTIDPSNITPEQLQQFNEAQGGLSSALSRLLVTVERYPELKANQNFLKLQDELTSTENTIQTARTRYNEAIKPYNVHVNTFPNTILAGILNFDEKPYFDAEAGAEKPVEVEFDFK comes from the coding sequence ATGAAAAAATGGCTTATTCCAGTTATTGTTATTGCAGTAATCATTTTCGGACTCTATTCATGGGGAAAGAATTTTAATAACACTGCGGTTAATTTAAATGAAAACGTAAAAGAAGCTTGGGGAAATGTTCAAACATCGTATCAAAGGCGAAATGATTTAATTGGTAATTTGGTAAATACAGTAAAAGGTGCTGCCGATTTTGAAAAAAGCACTTTAGAGGCTGTGATAAAAGCAAGAAGTCAAGCCACCCAAACCACTATTGACCCTTCCAATATTACACCAGAACAACTGCAACAATTTAATGAGGCTCAAGGCGGTTTAAGTAGCGCCTTGTCAAGATTATTGGTAACCGTTGAACGGTATCCTGAATTGAAGGCCAATCAGAATTTCCTGAAACTTCAAGATGAATTAACAAGTACTGAGAATACGATTCAAACAGCCAGAACAAGGTATAATGAAGCCATTAAGCCTTACAACGTACATGTTAATACGTTTCCTAATACCATTCTTGCTGGCATTTTAAACTTTGATGAAAAACCTTATTTTGATGCTGAAGCGGGTGCAGAAAAACCTGTAGAAGTTGAGTTTGATTTTAAATAG
- a CDS encoding TPM domain-containing protein, producing the protein MSKIEDFLSVEEEQEIIEAIRVAEKNTSGEIRVHIEKSSTLDAFDRAMELFHVLKMDNTKLSNGVLIYVAVEDKTFVIYGDKGINDVVSPDFWDSTKDVMQNHFKSGHFKQGLLEGILKAGEQLQKYFPWQHDDVNELPNDISKG; encoded by the coding sequence ATGTCTAAAATAGAAGATTTTCTTTCCGTTGAAGAGGAACAGGAAATTATAGAAGCTATTAGAGTAGCCGAAAAAAACACCTCTGGTGAAATTCGAGTGCATATTGAAAAATCATCGACACTGGATGCTTTTGACCGCGCCATGGAATTATTTCATGTGCTTAAAATGGACAACACAAAACTATCTAACGGTGTTTTAATTTATGTAGCCGTAGAAGATAAGACCTTCGTTATTTATGGCGATAAGGGCATCAATGATGTGGTAAGTCCAGATTTCTGGGATAGCACTAAAGATGTGATGCAAAACCATTTTAAATCCGGTCACTTTAAACAAGGGTTATTAGAAGGCATCTTAAAGGCTGGCGAACAATTACAAAAATACTTTCCTTGGCAGCACGATGATGTGAATGAGCTACCAAATGATATTTCTAAAGGGTAA
- a CDS encoding TPM domain-containing protein, with product MKPLFLGILFTIFSVSIGFAQYDIPEIPKEQTSVYDYINLLTPSQATSLEQKLIRYSDTTSTQIVVAIISTSKGENIGLLAPRWAQKWGIGQAKEDNGVFILLAKEDRKIWISPGYGVEDRLTAGIVGQLTRDVIIPEFKRDDYYSGLDKGSDAIFEVLTGAYQGTRKVSNNDGPPIGFGVLLFIVFIIIILSISKNRRGGGKGGNRGNRSKGISILEAIILSNMGRGNYRGGSSGGFGGSSGGGFGGGGFGGGFGGGGFSGGGAGGSW from the coding sequence ATGAAGCCTTTATTTTTGGGTATATTGTTTACGATCTTTTCAGTATCCATAGGATTTGCGCAATACGATATTCCAGAAATCCCCAAAGAACAGACCAGTGTTTATGATTACATCAATCTCCTAACACCATCGCAAGCAACTAGTCTTGAACAAAAACTTATTCGATATTCCGATACCACTTCTACTCAAATAGTTGTTGCCATCATCAGTACTTCTAAAGGTGAAAATATCGGTTTACTCGCCCCAAGATGGGCCCAAAAATGGGGAATAGGACAAGCTAAGGAAGACAACGGTGTTTTTATTTTACTAGCAAAAGAAGATCGAAAAATATGGATTTCTCCAGGCTATGGTGTTGAAGACAGATTAACTGCTGGTATTGTGGGACAGCTTACAAGGGATGTTATTATTCCTGAGTTTAAACGTGATGACTATTATAGTGGCCTTGATAAAGGTTCTGATGCCATATTTGAAGTGCTGACGGGCGCTTATCAGGGGACTAGAAAAGTTTCCAACAACGACGGACCACCTATTGGTTTTGGAGTTTTATTGTTCATCGTATTTATCATCATAATCCTATCAATTTCCAAGAACAGACGTGGTGGTGGAAAGGGTGGCAATAGAGGTAACCGTTCTAAAGGGATCAGTATTTTAGAAGCCATTATACTAAGCAATATGGGCCGAGGCAACTATCGTGGCGGAAGCTCTGGCGGTTTTGGCGGAAGTTCTGGTGGTGGCTTTGGAGGTGGTGGTTTCGGTGGCGGCTTTGGCGGCGGCGGCTTTTCCGGTGGTGGCGCTGGTGGAAGTTGGTAA
- a CDS encoding outer membrane beta-barrel protein, translated as MERLQDSSLVSYTITDKNGVFFLEDKTSDVKLQLFVSYVGYKTFAKVIDINTSDIKLETIRMMVDANALDEVVIKSRAPITIKQDTLEFNVKSFKTKKDANVEDLLKLLPGVEVDENGKITVNGKEVSKILVNGKPFFGNDPTITTRNLTKEIIEKIQVVDTKTKAQAFSGEDGDDESKTINLTIKEENNKGVFGRVSAGAGTEETYEFAGMFNRFDNDQRISVLVGGNNTNSPGFSFGEISKMFGRGNAVSFNSNGSFNIDGRSFGGGQGITASKNSGVNYADVLSEGVDVSADYFYSGSDSDNVTTTERENILPDARYFTTSESRSFNRSDNHSANLEFDIEIDSTLLINIEPSLRYSKNRNEFSRSETSRDADNVLNNDSETESVVETSGRNFSNDIDITKKFGSKGAYLEFSIENEINSRDTDDFLNSETNVYGDTPNNTLRDQYTDGENKTNTFGTEINYNLPLIAKELFLNFEYRYNRDKRSDKQSTFDKDINGDYNVFNIDLSTDFEYVDAVQKPAISINYRNKKWSARFKTSYVFRTLENTDFLRPESNLKRDFEAVELRARFNYRFSPKSSVYASYRLNNNPPQLNQLQAFQNVSDPLNTVVGNPNLKPVNNHRMYAGYNNYDFQKGTGFYSWFNGQITDNQVVSNTTIDENFVRRTTYTNVDGNYRIGGGVNYTKSVKMDTLRTIKYGAGIYTNINRNVNFNNGVQYASNVQSLSPNINVLFTWKDIMEFRPRYSINFTKNTYDIPSFEDREFLYHSLNLGTATFFPKHFEWRNEIQYNYNPNIADGFQKSAWFWNSTLAYSLLKDQATLTLKAYDVLNQNTNARRTATENYIQDSQSTVLQQYFMLSFSWKFNSLGKKGETNDGGHFYRF; from the coding sequence TTGGAGCGATTACAAGATAGTTCTTTGGTAAGCTACACGATTACAGATAAGAACGGGGTGTTTTTTTTAGAAGACAAAACGTCTGATGTGAAGCTGCAACTATTTGTATCCTATGTAGGCTACAAGACCTTTGCAAAGGTTATTGATATAAATACTTCAGATATTAAACTTGAAACCATACGCATGATGGTTGACGCTAATGCGCTAGACGAGGTTGTCATTAAGAGTAGGGCGCCTATTACGATAAAGCAGGACACTTTAGAATTCAATGTAAAATCCTTTAAAACAAAAAAGGATGCCAATGTTGAGGATTTATTAAAATTGCTCCCTGGAGTTGAGGTTGATGAAAATGGAAAGATAACGGTTAATGGTAAAGAGGTTAGTAAAATTTTGGTGAATGGGAAACCCTTTTTTGGAAACGACCCGACCATAACCACGCGAAATTTAACCAAAGAAATTATAGAAAAAATTCAGGTTGTAGATACTAAAACCAAGGCACAGGCTTTTTCTGGAGAGGATGGCGATGATGAGAGTAAAACCATTAATTTAACCATTAAGGAAGAAAACAATAAAGGGGTTTTTGGGCGTGTTTCGGCAGGTGCCGGTACAGAAGAAACTTATGAGTTTGCGGGCATGTTTAATCGATTTGATAACGATCAACGTATTAGCGTATTAGTTGGAGGGAATAATACCAATTCGCCTGGTTTTAGTTTTGGGGAAATCAGTAAAATGTTTGGTCGCGGTAATGCCGTAAGCTTCAATAGTAATGGCTCTTTTAATATAGATGGGCGTTCTTTTGGAGGAGGACAAGGTATTACCGCTTCTAAGAATTCGGGTGTTAATTATGCAGATGTGCTAAGTGAAGGGGTTGATGTATCAGCAGATTATTTTTATTCTGGCAGCGATTCTGATAATGTAACCACCACAGAACGCGAAAATATCTTACCGGATGCCAGATATTTTACAACTTCAGAGTCGAGGTCTTTTAACCGTAGCGATAATCATAGTGCTAATTTAGAGTTTGATATTGAAATTGATTCAACGTTATTAATAAATATTGAGCCGTCTTTACGCTATTCAAAAAACCGGAATGAATTTTCACGTTCAGAAACATCACGTGATGCTGATAATGTGCTGAATAATGATTCTGAAACTGAATCTGTTGTGGAAACCTCAGGGAGAAATTTTAGTAATGATATCGATATTACTAAAAAGTTTGGTTCTAAAGGCGCCTATTTAGAGTTTAGTATAGAGAATGAAATCAACAGTAGGGATACTGATGATTTTTTAAATTCTGAAACCAATGTTTACGGTGACACCCCTAATAATACATTAAGGGACCAATATACAGACGGTGAAAATAAGACCAACACGTTCGGAACCGAAATAAATTATAATCTTCCCCTTATTGCTAAAGAATTGTTTTTAAATTTTGAATATAGGTATAATAGAGATAAACGTAGTGATAAGCAAAGTACTTTTGATAAAGATATTAACGGTGATTACAATGTTTTTAATATCGATTTAAGTACAGATTTTGAATATGTTGATGCCGTGCAAAAACCAGCCATATCAATTAATTATAGAAATAAAAAGTGGTCTGCACGATTTAAAACGAGCTATGTTTTTAGAACTTTAGAAAACACAGATTTCCTAAGACCAGAATCTAATTTAAAGCGCGATTTCGAGGCTGTGGAACTTAGGGCACGGTTTAATTATCGTTTTAGTCCTAAATCTTCTGTTTATGCTAGTTATCGTCTAAATAACAATCCGCCACAACTTAATCAGTTGCAGGCCTTTCAAAATGTTTCAGACCCTTTAAATACTGTGGTGGGGAATCCAAATTTGAAACCGGTAAACAATCACAGGATGTATGCTGGGTATAATAATTACGATTTTCAAAAAGGCACGGGATTTTATAGCTGGTTTAATGGCCAGATTACAGATAATCAAGTCGTATCAAATACCACGATCGATGAGAATTTTGTGAGACGCACCACCTATACGAATGTTGATGGCAATTACCGTATTGGCGGTGGTGTGAATTATACCAAAAGTGTTAAAATGGACACCTTAAGGACCATTAAATATGGTGCTGGTATTTATACGAATATTAACAGAAACGTGAATTTTAATAATGGTGTCCAATATGCTAGCAATGTGCAGTCATTATCACCAAACATAAATGTTTTGTTTACATGGAAGGATATCATGGAATTTAGACCACGCTACTCCATAAATTTCACAAAAAACACGTATGACATTCCATCTTTTGAAGATAGAGAATTCCTGTATCATTCCTTAAACTTAGGTACAGCTACATTTTTTCCAAAGCATTTTGAATGGCGTAATGAAATTCAATATAATTACAATCCAAATATTGCAGATGGTTTTCAAAAGAGTGCCTGGTTTTGGAATTCTACTTTAGCATACTCTTTATTAAAAGATCAAGCCACCCTAACATTAAAAGCATACGATGTACTAAATCAAAATACAAATGCGAGACGTACAGCTACCGAGAATTATATTCAAGATTCCCAAAGTACAGTATTACAACAGTATTTTATGCTGAGTTTTAGCTGGAAATTTAATAGCTTAGGGAAAAAGGGTGAAACTAATGATGGCGGGCATTTCTATAGATTTTAG